In Patescibacteria group bacterium, one genomic interval encodes:
- a CDS encoding MFS transporter yields the protein MSKPVNKVIKILIASDLALNSAWGLLGPIFAIFIVQKIAAGNAVEGAKIAGFASLIYWIVKSSLQIPIGRYLDKNHGEKDDFWSMVLGTFLAGLAPFGYLIASQPLHIYGFQIIHAIGMAMVIPSWSAIFTRHIDKGKEAFEWGLDSTFLGFGAGIAGAIGGIFVAVFGFKVIFILVGIFTIISAGLLLLIHKEIAPRDHLFPRFPPFRTPF from the coding sequence ATGTCTAAACCTGTTAACAAAGTTATAAAAATTTTAATAGCCAGTGATCTTGCCTTGAATAGCGCCTGGGGCTTGCTTGGGCCTATTTTTGCCATATTTATTGTTCAGAAAATTGCGGCTGGAAACGCTGTCGAAGGTGCTAAAATAGCTGGTTTTGCTTCACTGATTTATTGGATTGTAAAATCTAGTCTTCAAATCCCGATTGGTAGATACCTTGATAAAAATCACGGGGAGAAAGATGATTTCTGGTCTATGGTTTTAGGGACATTTTTGGCTGGGCTCGCTCCGTTTGGATACCTAATTGCTTCTCAGCCCCTGCACATTTATGGTTTCCAAATCATACATGCTATTGGTATGGCAATGGTTATTCCTTCCTGGTCAGCTATTTTTACGAGACATATTGATAAAGGAAAAGAAGCTTTTGAATGGGGACTTGATAGTACTTTTTTAGGATTTGGTGCTGGAATTGCCGGAGCTATTGGCGGAATTTTTGTTGCTGTTTTCGGTTTCAAGGTTATTTTTATTTTAGTGGGAATTTTCACAATAATTTCAGCCGGCCTTCTTCTGTTGATTCACAAAGAAATTGCTCCTAGAGATCACCTTTTCCCCCGGTTCCCTCCATTTAGAACGCCATTCTAA
- a CDS encoding secondary thiamine-phosphate synthase enzyme YjbQ, translated as MRFSISTKGFNDIIDITDQVSEILEKSKVKDGACLISCPGSTCGLTTIEYESGLIKDLKKVLERIAPMKDSYEHCKKWGDCNAYAHIRSALLKPFLAVPVEGGKLALGTWQQIVFLDFDNRPRNREIIVKCISAQ; from the coding sequence ATGAGATTTTCAATTAGCACAAAAGGATTTAATGATATTATTGATATTACTGACCAGGTTTCTGAAATTCTGGAAAAGTCTAAGGTAAAAGATGGGGCTTGTCTGATTTCTTGTCCTGGTTCGACTTGTGGTTTAACAACGATTGAATATGAAAGTGGTTTAATCAAAGATTTAAAAAAAGTTTTAGAAAGAATAGCTCCGATGAAAGATAGTTATGAGCATTGTAAAAAATGGGGAGATTGCAATGCTTACGCTCATATTAGATCGGCTTTATTAAAACCATTTTTAGCAGTTCCGGTTGAAGGAGGAAAATTAGCTTTAGGAACCTGGCAGCAGATTGTTTTTTTAGATTTTGATAATAGACCAAGAAATAGAGAAATTATTGTGAAATGTATATCTGCTCAATAG